Sequence from the Flavobacterium sp. J372 genome:
GACGTAACCTTTCCGCTGGATTGCCTTACCGTGATTACAGGTGTTTCGGGTAGTGGTAAAAGTACACTGGTAAAGAAGATACTCTTCCCTGCCATGCAGAAAAAGCTTGAAGGCGTAGGCGAAAAAGCCGGTCAGTTTACGGAACTTCAGGGGAACTTTAGCCATATAAAACACATTGAATACGTAGACCAGAATCCTATCGGGCGCAGCTCGAGGTCGAACCCGGTTACGTACATCAAGGCGTATGATGACATCCGCGACCTGTTTGCCAAGCAGAAGTTGTCGGGTATTCGCGGTTACCAAAGCAAGCATTTCTCATTCAACGTTGACGGCGGCCGATGCGATACCTGCAAGGGCGAGGGCGAGGTTACCATCGAGATGCAGTTTATGGCTGATGTGCACCTGGAATGTGAGACCTGCAATGGCAAACGCTTTAAGAAAGAGATACTTGAAGTGACGTTTGAGGGCAAGAATATTGATGACGTACTTACCATGACCATTGATGATGCCGTGGCGTTTTTCAGCGAGCACAAGCAGGCCAAGATAACTCAAAAGCTGCAGCCGTTGCAGGATGTAGGCTTGGGTTATGTACAGCTTGGGCAGTCGTCTTCTACCCTTTCGGGCGGTGAGGCGCAGCGTATTAAGCTGGCATCATTTCTTGTGAAAGGTGCGACTAAAGAGAAAGCGTTGTTTGTATTTGACGAGCCAACCACCGGGCTTCATTTCCATGACATAAAAAAACTGCTGGCATCGTTTGAGGCGTTGCTTGATAAAGGCCATAGCATCATTGTGATTGAGCATAACCTCTACCTTATCAAATGCGCTGACTACATTATCGACATCGGCCCGGAAGGCGGCGAGAACGGTGGGCATCTGGTAGCTTTCGGCACACCGGAAGAGGTTGCTAAGAACCCGAAATCAGTGACGGGAGATTATTTGAGGGAGAAGCTTTAATTTGGCGTGAGTTAGCATAATTTTATTTAATATTTTGGTAAAAATTTTATAAAATGACAACGTCAACACTAATAGCGCTATCAATTTTTGCATCAGTATTCTTTTTCTTGCTACTAGGAGTCGCTGTTAAATATTTTTATAACAAAACTAATCCAGAAGAGATTAAAGAGAGTACAACTGAAGAGAGTACGAAAGTTAAGGTTAACCTTACATGGAAAAGCATATATTTAATTATCATCGCTGCATTCTTGATATGCCTATCCTTCGTCATTCCAATTATATTAACAAGACCTAGAATAACTAAAAGTTTTGATTTTTCACAAACGGGACAGATTGGTGATACAATAGGCGGTCTTATGAATCCATTCATAGCGCTTGCTGGAGTTATTGTAACTGGATTAGCATTTTATATGCAATATAAAGCTAATCAGCTTCAACGAACATTCTTTTATAAGCAGCTTGAAGAAGACAAAACAAATTTCAACACGGAATTAGAAAATAACAGAGAGCAATTTGAAAAACAATTCCAAGCACAGGAAAATCAAATAAAATTACAACAATTTGAATCTTCTTTCTTTGAAATGATTCGTTTTCATCGTGAAAACATTACTGAATTACGATATCATACACAAACCAATACACTAGAAAATCAACAAGTTATTCAGTTGATATTTAATGAATTTATTGAATGCTATCGTGATGTAAAGAAATTTTCTAACTCGAAGAATCCCAATGATTATATAATTCCTAAACATATAAAAAAACTGCGAAAAATATCATCATTAAATAATATAAACATTGATTTAATTGAATGGGCAGTCATAGATATAGCATGGTCGATAGTTTTCTACGGATTAGAAACCGAGGGGGAGTCAGTCATAAGAAAGTTATTTTTAAGAAAGTATAATCGTAAATATTATTACAGATTACTATATTATCTAAAACTTAAACCTAAAAATATAAAAGGCAAAAGATATAAAAGGTGGTTAGAAATTCGTAAAATGAAACTGAAAGACCTCCATCCTCTCATTGAAGAATTATATTTAAACCGGATACATCCGCAAAATATTAATGGGCTATCGCAACAAGCACTAAAAATGAAAGTGGATTCGCAGTACAAAAAATTTTATGAGGGACATCAATTTAGGTTAGGACATTATTTTCGTCATTTATTTCAATGTTACAAATTCATTAATTCAAATACTAATTTAGTTGATGATAAGAAGTACGATTATGCAAAACTTCTTAGAGCACAATTATCAACATACGAGCAAGCCTTACTATTTATAAACAGTATTACAAGCTTAGGCATGAAATGGGAATTTACTGCAGAAAAATCAGAAATATTGAATAAAAATTTAATTACAAGATATCATCTTATTAAAAACTTGCCTAATGATAACTTATATGGTATCGAATATAAGTCATTCTATAAAAGTATCAAATTTGAATTTGATGATCAAATAAATTTATGATGCAACCAAACTTCTCGTCCAAATCCCTCCGCCCTTTTATCGGTTCAAAAGATTTTGAAACCTCACGCAGCTTCTACTGCGACCTTGGTTTTGAAGAGTTTGTAATCGACCCTAAGATGTCCGTTTTCAAAATGGGTGAACAGGCTTTCTACCTTCAGGATTATTACGCTGAAGACTGGGTGGGCAACACCATGCTTTTTCTTGAGGTTGAAAATGTTGACATTGCCTATCGCGAAATTGAAGCGCTGAACCTTCCGGCCAAATACGAGGGTGTGCGCCTTATACCGATCAAAAACCTTGACTGGGGCCGTGAGTTTTTCCTATATGACCCGGCGGGGATATTATGGCATATCGGGGAGTTTAAGGATTAATTATGAAAGAAGAAGCAATAAAATTTATTACGGAAATTATAAAGCCTTGGGAAATTCTCAATCAGCAACTTGCTATTCCATTGGCTATGACACCTGAATCAAATGATGTTACATCGACTGCAAACACCTTGGCGGTTAATATAAAACACCTTCCAGAATTCTGTAAAGGAATTAATCCAAATGCATTACTTGCCCAATCTAAATCTTACCAAATTATTTGTGATTTAGCAGACACATCTAAACATGGTAAACTAAGAAATCAAGCTAGAGAATGCATCTTAAATGTCTCATCAATGTTTGAAAGGAGTAAAGATGTAAAATTTCGATTTCTACGTAACAAGATTATTATTCAGCACAATACATTTGGAAAAATAGATTTTATGCAATGTGCATTGGAAAGCGCTGTATTTGTAGCCAGTATTTTAGATATCAGAACCGATTGGACTCCAAAAATTTTTAATAGTAGTGGAGAATTTACGAAGGAAATTAAATTACATGCGAGCCGTGCAAATCAGATTACGTGGACCGGACTCACTCTTGAAATAGTTGAACTAAATGAAGAAGGTGAATATTTGAATGTTGATATAAATGGAGATGTATTATTTACCCTAACATCCGATTTTTAATGAACCTCCGCTTCCATAAAACTTATTTCCTCCTTTTTGTCCTTATCTTCATTACTGAAGTGCTTATTGCCCTATACGTTCACGATGACTTTATCCGTCCGTACTTTGGCGATGTGCTGGTGGTTATACTCATTTATTGCTTTGTAAAAGCTTTTCTAAACATCCGTACGCTGACTGCTGCAACCGGAATTTTGCTTTTCGCATTCATCGTTGAAACCTTGCAGTACTTAAAGTTTATAGAATTAGTGGGCCTTCAGGACGTAAAACTTGCTAGGGTCGTGATAGGCACTTCATTCGCCTGGATGGATATTTGGTGCTACGTTGCAGGCTTTGCGATAATTCTTATAACTGAACATCTGCTTACAAACAAAAATAAAAAAGATTGATTATTGATTTTTTAAATTGAATATTTCAGTTTTAAAGTCTTTTAATCTTTCAGTTAATAAGCAAAATATAATATAAACTATAAAATTAAAACTTTGGCACGTGCCTTGTAATATGTTAATCAAACAACGCTATTGTTGTTTGCGGTAACCGAAAAGCATTTAGAGTAGGTACAACGATTAACATTTACAATCATGAAAAAAATTACACTTTTAGTTGCCGGATTACTAATGAATGGTAGCCTGGCCATCGCGTCAGAATCAACAATTTTTTCTGGCGGTAACACAAATGTTTTTGCACCGGTTGACTACCGCAATGCCGAACCTGTAATATTCATGGAACGCGGTATCGAGTTTATGGTGTTCCTTGACGGGCAAATGGACTTCAACACTGTACCGGGCACAACCGGCGGAAGCTACTACCGTGGGCCAAGCCGTACTGCAAACGCTACTTATGGGGTGGCAGGCAGCCAGGGTGTTCGCGTAGAACATGATTACAGAGGCCGTGTACGCCGGGTTGGCAATGTATACATTAACTATGATGCGTTTGACCGGGTGAAAAGAATTGGGTCTGTTTACATGAGTTATAACAGATTTGCACTTTCACAAATTGGTGGCATGACATTTGCATATAACAGAAACGGGATGGTAACAGGAGTTCATGGGTTTGTAAACAACCCAAACAGAAGCTACACGTACCAAACCTACACCGGAAGTTACGGTAATGGCTACAGCAACAGCGGGAATTATGGTGCTGGCAATAGCGGAAGCAGCGGATACTATTACCGCAAAACTGAAACTACCGGTAACGAAAGAAGAAAATAGGTTAGTTATATAAAATTGGTTGGTTGGTTTGTTAAGTCCCGATTAATCTCTCAGGAGATTGTCGGGACTTTCATTTTATTCAAAATCAAACCTCACCGAGATAACGCTCCCTGAAGATCTTCATATGGTGGTTTTGGTGGCCTATGATGCAGAAGCCCAGCGCCCGTACAGACATTGCATAACCCGAAGCCATGCCTTTACGTAAAAGTTCTTCGGTGGTAAATGATTTGAACAAGAGCAAAGT
This genomic interval carries:
- a CDS encoding putative phage abortive infection protein, translated to MTTSTLIALSIFASVFFFLLLGVAVKYFYNKTNPEEIKESTTEESTKVKVNLTWKSIYLIIIAAFLICLSFVIPIILTRPRITKSFDFSQTGQIGDTIGGLMNPFIALAGVIVTGLAFYMQYKANQLQRTFFYKQLEEDKTNFNTELENNREQFEKQFQAQENQIKLQQFESSFFEMIRFHRENITELRYHTQTNTLENQQVIQLIFNEFIECYRDVKKFSNSKNPNDYIIPKHIKKLRKISSLNNINIDLIEWAVIDIAWSIVFYGLETEGESVIRKLFLRKYNRKYYYRLLYYLKLKPKNIKGKRYKRWLEIRKMKLKDLHPLIEELYLNRIHPQNINGLSQQALKMKVDSQYKKFYEGHQFRLGHYFRHLFQCYKFINSNTNLVDDKKYDYAKLLRAQLSTYEQALLFINSITSLGMKWEFTAEKSEILNKNLITRYHLIKNLPNDNLYGIEYKSFYKSIKFEFDDQINL
- a CDS encoding VOC family protein; this translates as MMQPNFSSKSLRPFIGSKDFETSRSFYCDLGFEEFVIDPKMSVFKMGEQAFYLQDYYAEDWVGNTMLFLEVENVDIAYREIEALNLPAKYEGVRLIPIKNLDWGREFFLYDPAGILWHIGEFKD
- a CDS encoding DUF2809 domain-containing protein; the encoded protein is MNLRFHKTYFLLFVLIFITEVLIALYVHDDFIRPYFGDVLVVILIYCFVKAFLNIRTLTAATGILLFAFIVETLQYLKFIELVGLQDVKLARVVIGTSFAWMDIWCYVAGFAIILITEHLLTNKNKKD